A window of Mytilus edulis chromosome 10, xbMytEdul2.2, whole genome shotgun sequence contains these coding sequences:
- the LOC139492726 gene encoding neuronal acetylcholine receptor subunit alpha-7-like yields MARFIFCFMVLLQFLLPSLEQTLENVTKLYDNLFSSYRRNIKPVNNHSEPIEISLAFYLLSINSFREIEETLVLTGGLSVVWTDTSLSWNPEDYGNTYSLEVDSTDVWLPWVYLINNAKEFEPVGFDSAFRVFINSSGLVQYSPGSILEAKCQTDISKFPLDTQPCKLEFIIWNGHAGTYKIISSFDEVNLDYYTKNSNWEVVNGDTYAQLDPRGYYRFFMSLSLKREPVYYIVMIVLPTVLLCLLNPLVFLLPVESGERISLAMTVLLSYAIFLTLVSASIPASSNPMCFLLIVMIIIMLMSGLTVVAVIITTKLYYEEEYFPGRIMKFFLNRKTKNQDVTPMGCEKKEKQLYNGKNASNFLDKLFLFSSYAIIVIILVAFFLYVNT; encoded by the coding sequence ATGGCTCGTTTCATATTCTGCTTCATGGTATTACTCCAGTTTCTTTTGCCAAGTTTGGAACAAACCTTAGAAAATGTGACAAAACTATATGATAATCTTTTCAGTAGTTACAGGAGAAATATCAAACCTGTAAACAATCATTCAGAACCAATAGAAATATCACTGGCTTTCTATTTATTATCTATCAATTCTTTTAGAGAGATCGAGGAAACACTCGTTCTAACAGGAGGATTATCAGTGGTATGGACAGACACATCGTTATCATGGAATCCTGAAGATTATGGAAATACATATTCATTGGAAGTGGATTCTACAGATGTATGGTTACCGTGGGTTTATCTGATAAATAATGCAAAAGAGTTTGAACCTGTTGGTTTTGATTCTGCTTTTAGAGTATTTATAAATAGCAGCGGATTAGTTCAGTATTCTCCGGGAAGTATTTTAGAAGCAAAATGTCAAACTGATATTTCAAAATTTCCTCTTGATACCCAACCATgcaaattggaatttattatttGGAATGGACATGCTGGTACTTACAAAATAATATCGTCATTTGATGAAGTAAATCTAGATTACTACACAAAAAACTCAAATTGGGAAGTGGTAAATGGAGACACTTATGCTCAACTAGATCCAAGAGGTTATTATAGGTTTTTTATGAGTCTATCATTAAAACGCGAACCAGTGTACTATATAGTAATGATTGTTCTACCGACTGTTCTGTTGTGTTTGCTCAATCCACTAGTGTTTTTACTTCCGGTAGAATCAGGAGAGCGTATATCCTTAGCGATGACAGTACTTTTATCGTACGCCATATTTTTAACGCTTGTTTCAGCATCAATCCCAGCATCCTCTAATCCAATGTGTTTCCTGTTGATTGTTATGATAATTATCATGTTGATGAGTGGATTAACGGTAGTGGCTGTCATTATAACAACCAAGCTATACTACGAAGAAGAATATTTCCCTGGAAGGATTATGAAATTTTTCCTGAACAGGAAGACAAAGAATCAGGACGTTACTCCTATGGGCTGTGagaaaaaagagaaacaactctATAATGGAAAAAATGCATCTAATTTTCTCGacaagttgtttttattttcctcatATGCAATTATTGTAATAATTCTTGTGGCTTTCTTTCTGTATGTAAATACGTAA